ACAAATAAATTAACAAGAAAATCAATGTTTTTTATGCAAATATAATATTGATTCTCTTTTTAATTTTATTAGTTAAATAGGTATTATGTTTTCATGAAAAAATATTTCATAGTTATTCTTTTGTTTGGATTCAGTATATTATATCCAGAAAAAGTTATTCATGCTGACTCTGATATGAATTTTCAAGTGCAAGTTGTTCCTTCAAAGTTACAGCGTGGTCAGGGCGAGGCTTACTTCGATCTAGTAGTGCCACCAAGAAAAAGTACAAGCATACAACTGAATTTAAAAAACACATCAAGTTCAACAGTGAAAGTCGCCATATCAGTCGTACCAGCAACAACTGATATGTCTGGTAAAGTGGCATACGGAGGTAGAAACGGGGATGGTTCATTACCTGAGATGAATTTGGCAAAGTATGTTAAGGGACCGAAGACGATCGTTATTCCTGCGAAGAGTACGGTAACTTATAAGGCGACAATTGAGATGCCGGCGTCCAATTATGCAGGTATTATTACGGGTGGCATTGTTTTGCAGCAAGAAACTGCAGGCTCAAGTCCTTCGAATAATAGTCATAACTCTCTGCAAGTATTGAGTAAGTATCGGTATGTTATTGCATTGTTAGCACGTACTAGTGATACGAATTGGCAACCTGCTGAAAAAATTGGTACGGCAATTGTAGCCAGATCTAAAAAAACTGTTGGTATCAAGGTGCCCATTACAAATACTTCAAACACATTTTTAAATCAACTTTCGATCGACACGAGCGTACAGAAGGATGGTAAAAAATTTGTAACGCATAACGATCATATGCAGATGGCGCCAAATTCAAATTTTAATTATGCTGTTCACTTAGGTTCCCGTGTAACTACTGGAACCTATCAAGTAATGACCAAGACATATTTTGTTGAGGATGAGAGTGGCCAGTATGTTGATAGTAAAGGTACAAAGTATAGATATGCTGTTTCTAAAAAGCAAAATGTGAGCGTTACCTCAGATCAGGCTAACCAATTGAACAAAGCTTTGCAGAAAAACAAACATGTATTCCCAAGCATATTCTATATCGTTGGTATCATATTGTTAT
This is a stretch of genomic DNA from Weissella soli. It encodes these proteins:
- a CDS encoding WxL protein peptidoglycan domain-containing protein, with product MKKYFIVILLFGFSILYPEKVIHADSDMNFQVQVVPSKLQRGQGEAYFDLVVPPRKSTSIQLNLKNTSSSTVKVAISVVPATTDMSGKVAYGGRNGDGSLPEMNLAKYVKGPKTIVIPAKSTVTYKATIEMPASNYAGIITGGIVLQQETAGSSPSNNSHNSLQVLSKYRYVIALLARTSDTNWQPAEKIGTAIVARSKKTVGIKVPITNTSNTFLNQLSIDTSVQKDGKKFVTHNDHMQMAPNSNFNYAVHLGSRVTTGTYQVMTKTYFVEDESGQYVDSKGTKYRYAVSKKQNVSVTSDQANQLNKALQKNKHVFPSIFYIVGIILLLLMILVMVGGIFFWRGRKKQAAQIAELKAKISDKK